Proteins from one Elephas maximus indicus isolate mEleMax1 chromosome 12, mEleMax1 primary haplotype, whole genome shotgun sequence genomic window:
- the CYRIA gene encoding CYFIP-related Rac1 interactor A, with the protein MGNLLKVLTREIENYPHFFLDFENAQPTEGEREIWNQISAVLQDSESILTDLQAYKGAGPEIRDAIQNPNDIQLQEKAWNAVCPLVVRLKRFYEFSIRLEKALQSLLESLTCPPYTPTQHLEREQALAKEFAEILHFTLRFDELKMRNPAIQNDFSYYRRTISRNRINNMHLDIENEVNNEMANRMSLFYAEATPMLKTLSNATMHFVSENKTLPIENTTDCLSTMTSVCKVMLETPEYRSRFTSEETLMFCMRVMVGVIILYDHVHPVGAFCKTSKIDMKGCIKVLKEQAPDSVEGLLNALRFTTKHLNDESTSKQIRAMLQ; encoded by the exons ATGCCCAGCCCACAGAAGGAGAGCGAGAAATATGGAACCAGATCAGCGCGGTCCTCCAGGATTCTGAGAGCATCCTCACAGATCTACAGGCCTACAAGGGAGCGGGGCCAGAGATCCGAGAC GCAATTCAAAACCCCAATGACATTCAGCTTCAAGAAAAAGCTTGGAATGCAGTGTGTCCTCTGGTTGTGAGGCTAAAGAGATTTTATGAGTTTTCCATAAGGCTAG aaaaAGCTCTTCAGAGTTTGTTAGAATCGCTGACCTGTCCACCCTACACACCAACCCAACACCTGGAGAGGGAGCAGGCCCTGGCAAAGGAGTTTGCGGAAATTTTACATTTTACCCTTCGATTCGATGAGCTGAAG ATGAGGAACCCAGCTATTCAGAATGACTTCAGCTACTACAGAAGGACAATAAGTCGCAACAGGATCAACAACATGCAT CTAGACATTGAGAATGAAGTCAATAATGAAATGGCCAATCGAATGTCCCTCTTTTATGCAGAAGCCACGCCAATGCTGAAAACCCTTAGCAATGCCACGATGCATTTTGTCTCTGAA aacaaaaccctgcccataGAGAATACCACAGACTGCCTCAGTACAATGACAAGTGTCTGCAAAGTCATGCTGGAAACTCC GGAATACAGGAGTAGGTTTACAAGCGAGGAAACACTGATGTTCTGCATGAGGGTGATGGTGGGGGTCATTATCCTCTACGACCACGTCCACCCAGTGGGAGCTTTCTGCAAGACATCCAAGATTGAT ATGAAAGGCTGCATAAAGGTTTTGAAGGAACAGGCCCCGGACAGTGTGGAAGGTCTGCTGAATGCCCTCAG GTTCACTACAAAGCACTTGAATGatgaatctacttccaaacagaTTCGTGCAATGCTTCAGTAG